A region from the Nonlabens sp. YIK11 genome encodes:
- the atpD gene encoding F0F1 ATP synthase subunit beta → MSQSTGKVSQIIGPVVDVTFDSTQGALPNIYDSLEIELKGNKLVLEVQSHIGESTVRTISMDSTDGLSRGTAVVATGNPIKMPIGDDVYGRLFNVIGDAIDGLGNLPKTGEDGLSIHRSAPAFEDLSTSTEVLFTGIKVIDLIEPYAKGGKIGLFGGAGVGKTVLIQELINNIAKGHGGLSVFAGVGERTREGNDLLREMLESGIIKYGDAFMHSMEEGGWDLKSVDKEVMKESKATFVFGQMNEPPGARARVALSGLTIAEYFRDGGADGQGKDVLFFVDNIFRFTQAGSEVSALLGRMPSAVGYQPTLATEMGAMQERITSTKKGSITSVQAVYVPADDLTDPAPATTFAHLDATTVLSRKIAELGIYPAVDPLDSTSRILTADILGKDHYDCAQRVKELLQRYKELQDIIAILGMEELSEEDKQAVYRARKVQRFLSQPFHVAEQFTGLKGVLVDIKDTIKGFNMIMDGELDNLPESAFNLKGTIEEVIEAGEKMMVEA, encoded by the coding sequence ATGTCTCAAAGTACAGGTAAAGTTTCACAAATCATCGGCCCGGTGGTTGATGTAACGTTTGATAGCACTCAAGGTGCGTTGCCCAACATTTACGATTCACTAGAGATTGAATTGAAGGGAAATAAACTAGTTCTTGAAGTGCAATCACACATAGGTGAGAGCACCGTTAGAACCATATCCATGGATTCTACTGATGGATTGAGTAGAGGTACAGCTGTAGTGGCTACCGGTAACCCTATCAAAATGCCTATAGGCGACGACGTTTATGGTCGTCTATTTAATGTTATAGGTGATGCGATCGATGGTCTGGGAAATCTTCCCAAGACTGGTGAAGATGGACTTTCCATTCACAGATCTGCACCTGCATTTGAAGACCTATCTACCTCTACAGAGGTTCTTTTTACCGGTATCAAGGTAATCGACTTGATTGAGCCTTATGCAAAAGGTGGTAAGATTGGACTATTTGGTGGTGCAGGAGTAGGTAAAACAGTATTGATTCAAGAATTGATTAACAACATCGCAAAAGGCCACGGTGGACTTTCTGTTTTTGCAGGAGTTGGTGAGCGCACGCGTGAAGGGAACGACCTTCTGCGTGAGATGTTGGAATCAGGAATTATAAAATATGGAGATGCATTTATGCACTCTATGGAAGAAGGTGGATGGGATTTGAAGTCTGTCGATAAAGAAGTGATGAAAGAGTCTAAAGCGACATTCGTTTTTGGACAAATGAATGAGCCACCAGGAGCACGCGCTCGTGTGGCACTTTCTGGATTGACGATTGCAGAATACTTCCGTGACGGTGGTGCAGATGGTCAAGGGAAAGACGTTTTGTTCTTTGTTGACAACATATTCCGCTTTACACAGGCAGGTTCTGAGGTGTCTGCACTTCTAGGACGTATGCCATCTGCGGTAGGTTACCAACCAACACTAGCGACTGAAATGGGTGCGATGCAAGAGCGTATCACATCTACTAAAAAAGGATCTATTACATCTGTACAAGCGGTTTACGTACCTGCAGATGACTTGACTGACCCTGCACCAGCGACAACTTTTGCTCACCTGGATGCTACAACAGTATTGTCTCGTAAGATTGCAGAGCTAGGTATCTACCCAGCGGTAGATCCACTAGATTCTACATCACGTATTCTTACAGCAGATATCCTTGGAAAAGACCACTACGACTGTGCACAACGTGTAAAAGAGTTGTTGCAGCGTTACAAGGAACTACAGGATATCATTGCGATTCTAGGTATGGAAGAACTATCTGAAGAAGACAAACAAGCGGTTTACCGTGCTCGTAAAGTACAGCGTTTCCTTTCACAACCGTTCCACGTAGCAGAGCAGTTTACAGGTCTTAAAGGAGTTCTAGTTGATATCAAGGATACCATCAAAGGATTTAACATGATCATGGATGGTGAGCTTGACAACCTTCCAGAAAGTGCCTTTAACCTTAAAGGAACTATCGAGGAAGTGATCGAGGCTGGAGAGAAAATGATGGTAGAAGCCTAA
- the panD gene encoding aspartate 1-decarboxylase, producing MLITVVKSKIHRVKVTGADLNYIGSITIDEDLMDGANIVEGEKVQIVNNNNGNRLETYAIPGPRGSGEITLNGAAARLVAVGDVLILITYAQMTMEEARNFKPSLLFPNEKDNTLT from the coding sequence ATGTTAATCACAGTAGTAAAATCTAAGATTCACCGTGTCAAAGTAACTGGCGCAGACCTTAACTATATAGGTAGTATTACCATAGATGAGGACCTCATGGACGGTGCAAATATTGTTGAAGGCGAGAAAGTTCAAATCGTCAATAATAATAACGGTAATAGACTGGAAACCTATGCCATCCCAGGGCCGCGAGGTAGTGGTGAAATTACTCTTAATGGTGCAGCCGCACGCCTGGTTGCGGTAGGCGATGTGCTTATTTTGATCACCTATGCTCAAATGACTATGGAAGAAGCTCGTAACTTCAAACCTAGCCTACTGTTCCCTAACGAGAAGGACAATACACTTACCTAA
- a CDS encoding YbhN family protein has product MSLKKTLIKIAKILLPFLLGAFLIYISYSQFTTEQLDEIKGYLRDADYSFIALGMVLAMLSHLSRAWRWNYMLAALDKKPTYLNNIIAIGSGYAMNLIIPRSGEVTRAVIVNRTDDIPVDQGLGTIIAERVLDFIILLAITATAMLTASGEIVEFFKDGIEFAFAKANPIKITAYLIILVIIVVLGIYLLKKLQLFQKVKGFLAGIKDGFTTIWTMEKKWWYLAHTLFIWFMYLAMFYVCIFAIPDTDSMPISAVLCSFVAGSFAVAFTNGGLGAYPYLISQVLLLFGYSAVVGTAFGWIVWLSQTLLVIVFGLLCFVLFSMRK; this is encoded by the coding sequence TTGAGCTTGAAAAAAACGCTCATCAAGATCGCAAAGATTCTACTGCCATTTTTGCTGGGAGCTTTTTTGATTTACATATCCTACTCTCAATTCACGACAGAACAGCTGGATGAAATCAAAGGTTATTTGCGTGATGCAGATTACAGTTTTATTGCTCTAGGCATGGTGCTAGCTATGTTAAGTCATCTCTCCAGAGCCTGGCGGTGGAACTACATGCTTGCAGCACTGGACAAGAAACCCACTTACCTCAACAACATCATCGCCATAGGTTCTGGTTATGCCATGAACCTCATCATACCGCGCAGCGGCGAGGTGACTCGTGCCGTGATCGTGAACCGCACAGATGATATTCCCGTAGATCAAGGCCTGGGAACCATCATTGCAGAGCGTGTACTGGATTTCATCATTTTATTGGCAATCACCGCAACCGCAATGCTTACGGCAAGTGGCGAGATCGTGGAATTTTTTAAGGATGGTATTGAGTTCGCTTTCGCGAAAGCGAACCCCATTAAAATCACCGCATATCTCATCATTCTAGTGATCATCGTTGTCTTGGGAATATACCTTCTCAAAAAACTGCAGCTTTTCCAAAAGGTAAAGGGATTTTTAGCCGGCATCAAGGATGGCTTCACCACGATCTGGACCATGGAAAAAAAGTGGTGGTATCTAGCGCACACGTTGTTCATCTGGTTCATGTACCTCGCGATGTTTTACGTTTGCATTTTTGCCATTCCAGACACAGATTCCATGCCCATAAGTGCCGTTTTATGCTCATTTGTGGCGGGCAGCTTTGCAGTGGCCTTTACTAATGGCGGCTTGGGCGCATATCCTTATTTGATCAGCCAGGTGTTGCTGTTGTTTGGTTACAGTGCCGTGGTGGGAACCGCTTTTGGTTGGATTGTCTGGTTATCGCAAACCCTATTGGTCATCGTTTTTGGACTGCTATGTTTTGTGCTTTTTTCAATGCGCAAGTAA
- the panC gene encoding pantoate--beta-alanine ligase: MFVGYLPYSQMVFTSHKKLSQFLKDFRSTDKSIGFVPTMGALHDGHLALMNKALEENDLLVTSIFVNPTQFNNQADLEKYPRLLDEDLKKIKTHIPEDRFVLYAPAVEDVYGSNTKAKNYEFGELENVMEGAQRPGHFDGVGTILEFLFKAVRPDRAYFGEKDFQQLQIIKKLVDILNLELEIIGCPIHREKSGLAMSSRNGLLTPENFEKAAHIYRILTQSKEHFKNHDIQETEQFVKEQVEAISGFTLEYYTIADEKTLVPASAKDSEKQYRAFIVVHLQGVRLIDNIPMY, encoded by the coding sequence ATGTTTGTAGGCTATTTACCCTATTCTCAAATGGTTTTTACCTCTCATAAAAAGCTCTCCCAATTCCTCAAAGACTTTAGGTCTACTGATAAATCCATAGGATTTGTTCCCACCATGGGCGCGCTCCATGATGGCCATTTGGCTTTGATGAATAAGGCGCTTGAGGAAAATGACTTACTCGTCACTTCCATTTTTGTGAATCCTACCCAATTCAATAATCAGGCAGATCTTGAGAAATATCCAAGGCTTCTAGACGAGGACCTCAAAAAAATCAAGACTCATATTCCAGAAGACCGTTTTGTCCTCTATGCTCCAGCAGTAGAAGATGTTTACGGGTCTAATACCAAGGCAAAAAACTATGAATTCGGAGAGTTGGAAAATGTCATGGAAGGTGCCCAACGACCAGGACATTTTGATGGTGTTGGTACCATTCTGGAGTTTTTGTTCAAGGCGGTTCGCCCAGATCGTGCCTATTTTGGTGAGAAGGATTTTCAGCAATTACAAATCATCAAAAAGTTGGTGGACATTTTGAATCTTGAGCTCGAGATTATAGGCTGTCCCATTCACAGAGAGAAAAGTGGTCTTGCCATGAGTTCTAGGAACGGCTTGCTTACTCCAGAAAATTTTGAAAAGGCTGCCCACATCTATCGCATATTGACCCAGTCAAAAGAACATTTTAAAAACCACGATATTCAGGAAACAGAACAGTTTGTAAAAGAGCAAGTAGAGGCGATATCAGGCTTTACACTGGAATACTACACCATAGCAGACGAGAAAACCCTTGTGCCGGCAAGCGCCAAAGATTCAGAAAAACAGTACCGCGCCTTTATCGTTGTCCACCTACAGGGTGTTCGTCTTATTGACAATATTCCCATGTATTAG
- a CDS encoding DUF2975 domain-containing protein has translation MELFFMPIGVSWKTDAVFNVTDPFFDKMVWISIIAIGVVASLIFSLRACDAIIHIMLCFKYEEYFTDSNAQNFKKAGVNYLIAFLVIPIASEMIHLIEYFLSEGNRLKIYGTENVISLLKVSLFGLFLFVMGEVIQKAISMRKENDLTI, from the coding sequence ATGGAATTATTTTTCATGCCTATTGGGGTATCATGGAAAACGGATGCCGTTTTCAATGTTACTGATCCATTCTTTGATAAAATGGTTTGGATTTCAATAATCGCGATAGGTGTGGTTGCTTCCTTGATTTTTAGTCTTAGAGCTTGTGATGCTATTATCCATATCATGCTTTGCTTCAAGTACGAAGAATATTTCACGGATTCAAACGCTCAGAATTTTAAAAAAGCCGGCGTGAATTATTTGATTGCCTTTTTGGTAATTCCTATTGCTTCAGAAATGATTCATCTTATAGAATACTTTTTAAGCGAAGGAAATAGGCTAAAGATTTACGGTACTGAAAATGTCATAAGTCTACTTAAAGTATCGCTATTCGGCCTTTTTCTTTTTGTCATGGGAGAAGTTATTCAAAAAGCGATATCGATGAGAAAAGAAAATGATCTAACTATATAA
- a CDS encoding DUF2975 domain-containing protein: protein MFFFVALKDPSFHFQVSNYDFKNVHWSFYLVITCAIISQYLFLGMIHQMRGAARLLKKLNFLRIELSRLLYQAGILCVVGVLLNRVPPFFYNMFHMLPNKSVGSSTTLSLLYSFDSMLIVVCFGIFLIIPSKIIQYSIGIKQENDLTI from the coding sequence ATGTTCTTTTTCGTTGCTCTTAAAGATCCTAGCTTTCATTTTCAGGTTTCGAATTATGATTTTAAGAACGTTCATTGGAGCTTCTATCTGGTAATCACCTGCGCTATTATATCCCAATATTTATTTTTAGGAATGATCCATCAAATGCGAGGTGCAGCCAGACTCCTTAAAAAACTGAACTTTTTAAGAATTGAGCTATCCAGACTTTTATATCAAGCTGGGATTCTTTGTGTGGTCGGTGTTTTACTAAATCGAGTCCCACCATTTTTTTATAATATGTTTCATATGTTACCCAACAAATCTGTTGGATCGTCTACGACATTAAGCCTATTGTATAGTTTTGATTCGATGTTGATTGTAGTTTGTTTCGGCATCTTTTTAATTATCCCCTCAAAAATTATACAGTATAGTATTGGGATCAAACAAGAAAACGATCTAACAATATGA
- a CDS encoding DUF4270 domain-containing protein, whose protein sequence is MKNLLKYGTMVIAIVFVLISCDTDPTELGGEFLGIDVDNTIIEEDFEVTAYSARLNPVQTNNFGSVQLGRYLDPIYGKSTYDFVSQLSLSNTGVDFSEDAVFNSVTLEIPYFSRQTGTDGEATTYELDSIYGTDNINFQIYENKFFLNSFDPNNVEQSAAYYSDLGEQVDAIKGDAIELVNGNTLIENFKPSNEEIVITESVEGVSTVRDRLTPRLQLELNADFWKNLLIDSDGQLKFDSNTEFQNAFRGLYFKVTDDNDSEEGKMFYLDLAEARIIIKYISKFQDINDLNDNGDTDEIIEVDSEYSLSFSGNRAVFVDEEIPNEVELEINDSFNSDIGSERVYVKGGPGAIAFIDLFGPDLIGSINGGSDGVADELANFMGMEVLINEATLEVFVDQEKFPEGYSVSAEPETILLYNIVDRTIVGFGILERDQSSGRGIKYVIDLTQYVSSIVEGVVENKRLGLTVSQNLSSAGISRVKNQTQPLQIESIPVGSAISHEGTVLHGNLSSDPEKRLKLKIFYTEVN, encoded by the coding sequence ATGAAGAATTTATTGAAGTATGGAACGATGGTAATTGCCATCGTTTTTGTTCTAATTAGTTGTGATACAGACCCAACCGAATTAGGAGGTGAGTTTTTAGGAATTGATGTTGACAATACGATTATAGAAGAGGACTTTGAGGTTACCGCATATAGTGCTAGGCTTAATCCTGTGCAGACCAATAATTTTGGATCTGTTCAACTAGGAAGATATTTGGACCCCATCTATGGCAAATCTACCTATGACTTTGTTTCCCAATTGAGCCTTAGCAATACTGGTGTTGATTTTAGTGAAGACGCAGTCTTTAATAGCGTTACCCTTGAAATTCCTTACTTTTCAAGACAAACAGGTACTGACGGTGAAGCTACCACTTATGAATTAGATTCTATTTATGGGACTGATAATATCAATTTTCAGATTTACGAAAATAAATTTTTTCTAAACAGTTTTGATCCCAATAATGTTGAGCAATCGGCAGCATATTATTCTGATTTAGGAGAGCAGGTAGATGCTATAAAAGGAGATGCAATAGAATTAGTCAACGGTAATACGCTGATCGAAAACTTCAAACCTAGTAATGAGGAGATAGTTATTACAGAGTCAGTTGAAGGAGTTAGTACAGTAAGAGACAGGCTTACACCTAGACTTCAACTGGAGCTTAATGCGGATTTTTGGAAAAACTTATTGATTGATAGTGATGGACAGTTGAAATTTGATAGTAATACAGAATTTCAGAATGCATTTAGAGGACTCTATTTTAAGGTAACTGATGATAATGACAGTGAAGAAGGGAAAATGTTTTATCTTGATTTAGCGGAAGCGAGAATAATAATTAAATACATCTCAAAATTCCAAGATATTAATGATCTAAATGACAACGGAGATACGGATGAGATAATAGAAGTCGATTCTGAATATTCTCTAAGCTTTTCTGGAAATAGAGCAGTCTTCGTTGATGAAGAAATTCCAAATGAGGTAGAGTTGGAAATCAACGATTCCTTTAATTCAGATATCGGGTCTGAAAGAGTTTATGTCAAAGGAGGACCAGGTGCAATAGCGTTCATAGATCTATTCGGGCCTGATTTAATTGGTAGTATAAATGGAGGTTCTGATGGAGTTGCAGATGAACTAGCAAACTTTATGGGAATGGAGGTTTTAATTAACGAGGCTACTTTAGAGGTTTTTGTAGATCAAGAAAAGTTTCCGGAAGGTTATTCTGTATCTGCTGAACCAGAAACCATTTTGTTATATAACATTGTAGATAGAACCATTGTCGGGTTTGGCATTTTAGAAAGGGATCAAAGTTCAGGTAGAGGTATTAAGTATGTAATAGATCTCACTCAATATGTTTCGAGTATAGTGGAAGGGGTTGTTGAAAATAAAAGATTAGGTCTTACTGTATCTCAAAACCTTTCCTCTGCAGGTATTTCCAGGGTCAAAAATCAAACCCAGCCATTACAAATTGAAAGTATTCCTGTAGGTAGCGCAATCTCTCATGAAGGAACGGTTTTACACGGTAACCTTTCTAGTGATCCAGAAAAACGCCTTAAATTGAAGATTTTTTATACTGAAGTAAATTAA
- a CDS encoding F0F1 ATP synthase subunit epsilon, giving the protein MFLEIVTPEETLYSGEVDSVSVPGMEGDFQMLDNHAPIVSLLTRGTVKMYGNITLDSSVANKFSKGNGTTDFKIQGGVLEMKDNKAIVLAD; this is encoded by the coding sequence ATGTTTTTAGAAATAGTAACTCCAGAAGAAACACTTTACAGCGGTGAAGTAGACTCTGTATCTGTTCCAGGTATGGAAGGTGATTTCCAGATGCTGGACAATCACGCACCTATAGTTTCTTTATTGACTCGTGGTACCGTCAAAATGTATGGTAACATTACCCTTGATTCATCTGTAGCTAATAAATTCAGTAAAGGAAATGGAACTACTGATTTTAAAATTCAAGGCGGTGTACTGGAAATGAAAGACAATAAAGCCATTGTATTAGCGGACTAG
- a CDS encoding helix-turn-helix domain-containing protein: MPIYINLDVVLAQKGMRSNELADIVGITNANLSILKTGKAKAVRFSTLEAICDALDCQPGDILEYRKE, translated from the coding sequence ATGCCCATCTACATCAATCTTGACGTAGTTCTTGCCCAGAAAGGCATGCGCAGCAATGAACTGGCAGATATTGTTGGGATCACTAATGCAAACCTTTCCATTCTTAAAACAGGTAAGGCAAAAGCGGTACGATTCTCGACTTTAGAAGCTATTTGCGATGCACTAGATTGTCAACCTGGAGATATCTTAGAGTACCGTAAAGAGTAA
- a CDS encoding DUF2975 domain-containing protein — protein MKKKETYFNNSMYYFTAAFVFYFAMDIYDVSSNTTPEANTNLDWWRVIAIVKPVLLIMVLILFARFVFHANKGLLFSASSSKIWKYQSILLLIVGILSLIESRFHDGETLYFAASIFVASFCLALSKVFDDATSLKQENDLTI, from the coding sequence ATGAAGAAGAAAGAAACATATTTCAACAATAGCATGTACTATTTTACCGCTGCATTTGTTTTTTACTTTGCCATGGATATATATGATGTCTCTTCAAATACCACACCTGAAGCTAACACTAATCTAGATTGGTGGAGAGTAATTGCGATAGTAAAACCGGTATTACTTATCATGGTACTTATTTTATTCGCTCGGTTTGTATTCCATGCAAATAAAGGTTTACTGTTTTCTGCCAGTTCATCTAAAATATGGAAATACCAATCTATCTTATTATTGATAGTAGGTATTTTGAGCCTTATTGAATCCAGATTCCATGACGGTGAAACCTTATACTTTGCTGCGAGCATCTTTGTCGCTTCGTTTTGTTTAGCACTGAGTAAAGTCTTTGACGATGCAACATCTCTAAAACAGGAAAACGACCTAACCATATAA
- the glmS gene encoding glutamine--fructose-6-phosphate transaminase (isomerizing) gives MCGIVGYIGKRDAYPIVLNGLKRLEYRGYDSAGIALFDGEDLKVCKTKGKVADLQEKMENEISITGNIGIGHTRWATHGVPNDVNSHPHYSNDGNLVIIHNGIIENYDPLKKELTKRGYTFKSDTDTEVLVNLIEDVQKQQDVKLGKAVQIALNQTIGAYAIAVFDKRKPDEIIVARLGSPLAIGIGEDEFFIASDASPFLEFTKNAIYLEDGEMAIVRTHKEIKVRKIHDDSLVDPYVQELQMNLEEIEKGGYDHFMLKEIYEQPQAIKDTFRGRMLPDQGIIKMAGIDEHMNKFLNAKRIIIVACGTSWHAGLVAEYIIEELARVPVEVEYASEFRYRNPIIDKDDILIAISQSGETADTMAAIKLAKENGAFVFGVCNVVGSSISREAHAGAYTHAGPEIGVASTKAFTTQITVLTLIALQLAKKKGSISRSKFHEYLVELDSIPNKVKKALESNDLIEQIAHIYKDAKNCLYLGRGFNFPVALEGALKLKEISYIHAEGYPAAEMKHGPIALIDEQMPVVVIATRKGHYEKVVSNIQEIKSREGKIIGIVTEGDVDVRDLADHVIEVPDTLECLTPLLTTIPLQLLSYHIAIALDRNVDQPRNLAKSVTVE, from the coding sequence ATGTGTGGAATTGTAGGCTACATAGGTAAGAGAGATGCTTACCCTATCGTTCTAAATGGTCTAAAGCGACTGGAATATAGAGGTTATGATAGTGCCGGAATTGCGCTATTTGATGGTGAAGATCTTAAGGTTTGTAAGACTAAAGGAAAGGTAGCAGACCTTCAAGAAAAAATGGAAAATGAGATTTCCATTACTGGCAACATAGGAATAGGTCATACCAGATGGGCGACTCACGGTGTGCCTAACGATGTCAACTCTCATCCACATTACTCAAATGATGGTAATCTAGTGATTATCCACAATGGAATTATTGAGAACTATGATCCGTTAAAAAAGGAACTTACCAAACGTGGCTACACGTTCAAATCAGATACAGATACAGAGGTACTGGTAAACCTAATTGAGGATGTTCAAAAACAACAAGACGTCAAGCTAGGCAAGGCAGTACAAATAGCTCTTAATCAAACCATAGGTGCGTATGCAATTGCCGTTTTTGACAAGAGAAAGCCCGATGAGATTATTGTTGCAAGATTGGGCTCACCTCTAGCCATTGGAATAGGCGAAGATGAATTTTTCATAGCCTCTGACGCCAGTCCGTTCTTAGAATTTACAAAGAATGCGATCTATCTCGAGGATGGTGAAATGGCCATTGTGCGTACACACAAAGAAATCAAGGTAAGAAAGATTCATGACGATTCTTTGGTAGACCCTTATGTGCAGGAGCTACAAATGAATCTGGAAGAAATTGAGAAAGGTGGTTACGATCACTTTATGTTGAAAGAAATTTATGAGCAGCCACAGGCGATAAAAGACACCTTTAGAGGCCGCATGCTTCCAGACCAAGGCATCATTAAGATGGCTGGAATTGACGAGCACATGAATAAGTTTTTGAATGCAAAACGCATCATCATAGTAGCATGTGGTACCAGTTGGCATGCAGGACTTGTTGCAGAGTATATCATTGAAGAACTTGCGAGAGTTCCTGTTGAGGTTGAGTATGCATCAGAGTTTAGATACCGCAATCCTATCATCGATAAGGATGATATTTTAATTGCCATATCTCAAAGTGGTGAAACGGCAGACACCATGGCGGCTATAAAGCTTGCCAAAGAAAACGGCGCTTTCGTTTTTGGTGTATGTAACGTGGTGGGAAGCTCCATTTCTCGTGAGGCTCATGCTGGAGCGTACACACATGCCGGTCCAGAAATAGGCGTCGCATCCACTAAGGCATTCACAACCCAAATTACGGTTCTTACTCTTATCGCACTTCAACTAGCCAAGAAAAAAGGGTCGATCTCTCGCAGTAAGTTTCACGAATATCTAGTGGAATTAGACAGCATTCCCAACAAAGTCAAGAAGGCATTGGAATCCAATGATCTTATCGAGCAGATTGCCCACATCTATAAAGACGCGAAAAACTGTCTTTATTTAGGTCGAGGTTTCAATTTCCCTGTGGCTCTGGAAGGCGCTTTGAAACTTAAAGAGATTAGCTACATACATGCGGAAGGTTATCCAGCTGCTGAGATGAAGCACGGTCCTATCGCCTTGATCGATGAGCAAATGCCTGTGGTGGTGATTGCTACAAGAAAAGGTCATTACGAAAAAGTAGTGAGTAACATTCAAGAGATCAAATCCCGTGAGGGCAAGATCATTGGGATCGTTACAGAAGGCGATGTGGATGTACGCGACCTCGCAGACCACGTCATTGAGGTGCCCGATACACTTGAGTGCTTGACACCGCTATTGACGACCATTCCGTTACAGTTGTTGTCCTACCACATTGCAATTGCTTTGGATAGAAACGTGGATCAACCGCGTAACCTAGCCAAATCGGTGACGGTAGAGTAA
- a CDS encoding glycogen/starch synthase has protein sequence MKEKRVLYVSSEVIPYLPETEASSMSYFAPKMVNDRGGQIRIFMPRFGNINERRHQLHEVIRLSGMNMVINDLDMPLIIKVASIPKERMQVYFIDNDEYFKRKATLTDENGDLFDDNDERAMFFAKGVIETVKKLNWAPDIIHVHGWLASLLPLYLRNYYGTDPLFEESKIVTSVYNQSFEGTLNEEMYEKLQFDALDDEVISTFKEPSYLNLMRSAVVYSDGIIKGSETLDEELESFIDAQDKPVLDYQSPEDFADAYEEFYLDKILNVKEEA, from the coding sequence ATGAAGGAAAAAAGAGTATTATACGTATCCTCAGAAGTTATTCCCTATTTACCAGAAACCGAAGCATCCTCCATGTCTTATTTTGCACCAAAGATGGTGAATGATCGTGGTGGACAGATTAGAATTTTCATGCCGAGATTTGGTAATATCAATGAAAGACGTCATCAACTTCATGAGGTGATACGATTAAGTGGGATGAATATGGTGATCAATGATCTTGATATGCCATTGATTATAAAGGTAGCGTCTATACCTAAGGAGCGCATGCAGGTGTACTTTATCGACAACGATGAGTATTTCAAGCGCAAGGCAACTTTAACTGATGAAAATGGTGATCTGTTCGACGATAATGACGAGCGAGCCATGTTCTTTGCTAAAGGTGTAATTGAAACGGTTAAGAAACTAAACTGGGCTCCAGATATTATCCACGTTCATGGATGGTTGGCAAGTTTATTACCGTTGTATCTAAGAAACTATTACGGTACAGATCCTTTATTTGAGGAAAGTAAAATAGTCACATCTGTCTACAATCAATCCTTTGAAGGAACGTTAAACGAAGAAATGTATGAAAAACTACAGTTTGACGCGTTGGATGATGAGGTGATCAGTACGTTCAAAGAGCCTTCTTATTTAAACCTTATGCGCAGTGCTGTAGTCTACAGTGATGGAATCATCAAGGGAAGTGAAACCCTGGACGAGGAATTGGAAAGTTTTATTGATGCTCAAGATAAGCCTGTACTGGACTATCAATCACCAGAAGATTTTGCTGACGCCTATGAGGAATTTTACCTTGATAAGATCCTTAACGTAAAAGAAGAAGCTTAG